The following proteins come from a genomic window of Eleginops maclovinus isolate JMC-PN-2008 ecotype Puerto Natales chromosome 8, JC_Emac_rtc_rv5, whole genome shotgun sequence:
- the LOC134868773 gene encoding stromelysin-3-like, whose amino-acid sequence MHTLLFCGSIFTLHLFLCAKSVPVQERSSRHKPLQVRPQSNSHVGLKKRGRHQQDTLNKENQLKTVLASKNDTEFWKRRRCGVPDYPSLTQVGPSYYNRKKKAALKREQRRKRYALFGGRWEKNDLTYKAFPWQMSEGRVRQVLQEAFGVWTAVTPLTLREVTSGEADILIDFNRYWHGDSLPFDGPGGILAHAFFPRTQREGEVHFDYDEHWTVGNNVGTDLLQVATHEFGHVLGLQHSLEPDAVMCPFYSDSYPLQLSEDDKRGIQYLYGPPRHRQPDMTETNEIDVGMMDACRTNFDAVSMIRGELFFFRSAYVWRIRDGQLQAGYPALASRHWRGIPDHIDAAYEDTSGNIWFFQGDSYWVFDAERKITGPDSVRQLGLPVSDIQAALKWEEDHVEKVYFFKSASFWPFNPQENRVDDVRPGSMQAWGGIPGNIDAAFRDKYGYANFLSGQHYWKFDPVALKVLEGFPRSIGMDFFGCSAFLYK is encoded by the exons GTGAGGCCGCAGAGCAACAGTCACGTTGGTCTGAAGAAGAGGGGAAGACACCAGCAGGACACGCTAAACAAAGAGAACCAATTGAAGACTGTACTGGCATCCAAAAATGACACGGAGTTCTGGAAGCGTCGTCGCTGTGGAGTCCCAGACTATCCCAGCCTAACGCAGGTCGGCCCCTCATACTATAATCGGAAGAAGAAGGCAGCCCTGAAGAGAGAGCAGCGCAGGAAGCGATATGCTCTGTTCGGAGGCCGCTGGGAGAAGAATGACCTCACCTACAA AGCGTTTCCCTGGCAGATGAGTGAGGGCAGGGTGCGGCAGGTTCTCCAGGAGGCGTTTGGTGTGTGGACCGCCGTCACTCCTCTGACCCTCAGAGAGGTCACCTCTGGAGAGGCCGACATCCTCATAGACTTCAACAG GTACTGGCACGGGGACAGCCTTCCGTTTGATGGTCCTGGAGGAATCCTCGCCCATGCCTTTTTCCCTcggacacagagagagggcgAAGTCCACTTTGACTACGATGAGCATTGGACAGTGGGCAACAATGTGG GCACAGATCTGCTCCAGGTGGCCACTCATGAGTTTGGTCATGTTCTGGGCCTGCAGCACTCCTTGGAGCCGGACGCTGTGATGTGTCCTTTCTACAGCGACTCCTACCCTCTGCAGCTCAGCGAGGACGACAAGAGGGGCATCCAGTATCTGTACGGCCCACCCCGACACAGACAACCCGACATGACTGAGACCAATGAGATTGACGTTGGAATG ATGGATGCATGCAGGACAAACTTTGATGCCGTGTCCATGATCCGGGGTGAGCTGTTCTTCTTCAGGTCTGCGTATGTTTGGCGTATCCGGGATGGGCAGCTGCAGGCAGGGTATCCAGCCCTGGCTTCACGCCACTGGAGAGGCATCCCTGACCACATCGACGCTGCATATGAAGACACGTCTGGAAACATCTGGTTCTTCCAAG GAGACAGCTACTGGGTGTTTGATGCTGAGAGGAAGATAACAGGACCGGACTCAGTGCGCCAGCTGGGTCTTCCTGTCTCAGACATCCAAGCAGCTCTGAAGTGGGAGGAGGACCACGTGGAGAAAGTCTACTTCTTCAAGTCTGCTTCTTTCTGGCCCTTCAATCCTCAGGAGAATCGAGTAGATGATGTCCGTCCTGGCAGCATGCAAGCGTGGGGAGGAATCCCCGGGAATATTGATGCAGCCTTTCGGGACAAATATG GCTATGCTAACTTCCTGAGTGGACAGCACTACTGGAAGTTTGACCCCGTGGCGCTGAAGGTGCTGGAAGGCTTCCCACGCAGCATCGGCATGGACTTCTTTGGCTGTTCTgcctttttatataaataa